From the genome of Sulfurovum riftiae, one region includes:
- a CDS encoding heavy metal translocating P-type ATPase, whose product MNKRVKDPVCGMHVSEHTKFHTEYRGTTYYFCSSLCEEKFEKEPREYIIDDEVTLESCDSCRPLEGTTHDHVHTHEHGHQTETGDDTVYTCPMHPEIRQNGPGNCPICGMTLEPVVATVEEEENEELIDMTRRFKVSTALALPVFILAMVADLAPSMLPAWLSMSMVQWIEFSLATPVVLWGGWPFFVRGVNSVKTWNLNMFTLIALGVGAAWLYSMVALLFPQIFPPQMQFEGGLVHVYFEAAAVIVALVLLGQVLELRARSQTNTAIQKLLGLAPNTARIVRADGSEEDIPLEEVNVGDILRIRPGDKIPVDGVVTEGESNVDESMVTGEPVAVAKKAGDSVIGATVNATGSMLIEAEKVGADTLLSQIVNMVAQAQRSRAPIQKLADVVSSYFVPIVVVISVLAFIGWYFWGPEPRLAYAIVSAVAVLIIACPCALGLATPVSIMVGTGKGASMGVLIKNAEALEILEKVDTLVVDKTGTLTEGAPRLVTVEVLEGVDEGRLLSAVATLERSSEHPLAEAIVEGAEARGLKLGRTENFNSVTGEGVTGEVDGLSVAIGNYKLFESLGIDAEELQNLSETYRKEGQTVMLIALDGKAAGILGVMDPIKESTAEAIEALHKEGIEIVMLTGDNETTAKAVAAKLNIDRVQAEVSPEEKSKVVQALQAEGKHVAMAGDGVNDAPALAQAHVGIAMGTGTDVAMESAGVTLVKGDLTGIVRAIRLSRSTMKNIRQNLFFAFIYNALGVPVAAGVLYPFFGILLSPVIAAAAMSFSSVSVISNSLRLKNVKL is encoded by the coding sequence ATGAATAAAAGAGTAAAAGATCCCGTTTGCGGTATGCATGTCTCCGAACATACAAAATTTCATACAGAGTACAGAGGCACGACCTACTATTTCTGCTCTTCCCTGTGTGAGGAGAAATTCGAAAAAGAGCCACGGGAATATATAATAGATGACGAAGTAACCCTGGAGAGCTGTGACAGCTGCAGGCCTCTGGAGGGTACAACGCATGACCACGTACATACACATGAACACGGTCATCAAACAGAAACAGGTGATGATACGGTCTATACCTGTCCCATGCATCCCGAGATCCGGCAGAATGGTCCGGGAAACTGTCCTATCTGCGGTATGACACTTGAACCCGTTGTCGCAACTGTCGAAGAGGAAGAGAATGAAGAACTCATCGATATGACACGGAGGTTCAAGGTGAGCACGGCACTTGCACTGCCTGTTTTCATTTTGGCCATGGTGGCCGACCTTGCGCCCTCAATGCTGCCTGCCTGGCTCTCCATGTCCATGGTACAGTGGATCGAATTCTCCCTGGCGACCCCTGTGGTCCTCTGGGGAGGATGGCCTTTCTTTGTACGGGGTGTCAACTCGGTCAAGACATGGAATCTCAATATGTTCACCCTGATCGCTCTGGGGGTAGGAGCAGCCTGGCTCTACAGTATGGTCGCACTCCTCTTCCCGCAGATCTTCCCGCCGCAGATGCAGTTCGAAGGCGGACTGGTACATGTCTATTTTGAAGCGGCAGCGGTCATTGTGGCGCTGGTACTTCTGGGGCAGGTACTCGAACTGCGGGCGCGTTCCCAGACCAATACCGCCATTCAGAAACTCCTGGGACTGGCTCCCAATACGGCACGTATCGTCAGAGCGGACGGAAGCGAAGAGGATATCCCTCTCGAAGAGGTGAACGTGGGAGACATCCTGCGTATCCGTCCGGGTGACAAGATACCGGTGGACGGTGTCGTCACAGAAGGGGAGAGCAATGTCGATGAATCGATGGTCACGGGAGAACCTGTGGCAGTAGCCAAGAAAGCAGGGGACAGTGTCATAGGTGCCACGGTCAATGCCACCGGTTCGATGCTCATAGAGGCAGAGAAAGTAGGTGCGGACACACTCCTGTCACAGATCGTGAATATGGTAGCCCAGGCGCAGCGTTCCCGTGCCCCCATACAGAAACTTGCAGATGTCGTCTCCAGCTATTTCGTGCCCATTGTGGTGGTCATATCTGTTCTGGCATTCATCGGATGGTATTTCTGGGGGCCGGAACCTCGACTTGCCTATGCGATCGTTTCAGCGGTGGCAGTACTCATCATCGCCTGTCCGTGTGCACTTGGGCTGGCTACACCGGTCTCCATTATGGTGGGGACGGGTAAAGGTGCATCCATGGGGGTGCTCATCAAAAATGCCGAAGCGCTGGAGATCCTTGAAAAGGTCGATACACTTGTCGTTGATAAAACCGGTACCCTGACAGAGGGGGCACCCAGACTGGTAACGGTCGAAGTCCTTGAAGGTGTCGATGAAGGCAGGCTTCTGAGTGCTGTCGCCACACTGGAGCGATCGAGTGAACACCCGCTTGCCGAAGCCATCGTTGAGGGTGCCGAGGCACGGGGACTGAAACTTGGCAGAACGGAGAACTTCAATTCAGTGACAGGCGAAGGGGTTACCGGAGAGGTGGACGGTCTCTCTGTGGCCATAGGGAACTACAAGCTCTTCGAGAGCCTCGGTATCGATGCGGAAGAACTTCAGAATTTGTCCGAAACATACCGGAAAGAGGGGCAGACCGTCATGCTCATTGCACTTGACGGCAAAGCAGCCGGGATCCTGGGTGTCATGGACCCCATCAAAGAGAGTACGGCCGAAGCGATAGAGGCACTGCATAAAGAGGGCATAGAGATCGTAATGCTCACAGGCGATAACGAAACCACTGCCAAAGCGGTGGCTGCCAAGCTGAACATCGACAGGGTACAGGCGGAAGTCTCACCCGAAGAAAAATCGAAGGTCGTGCAGGCACTTCAGGCAGAAGGAAAACATGTGGCGATGGCCGGAGACGGTGTCAATGATGCGCCGGCACTGGCACAGGCGCATGTGGGTATCGCCATGGGTACGGGTACGGATGTGGCGATGGAGAGTGCCGGGGTTACCCTGGTCAAAGGAGATCTTACAGGTATCGTCAGGGCCATCAGGCTCAGCCGTTCCACGATGAAGAACATCCGCCAGAACCTCTTCTTCGCCTTCATTTACAATGCACTCGGAGTACCGGTGGCAGCGGGTGTGCTTTACCCGTTCTTCGGTATATTGCTTTCACCTGTCATTGCCGCAGCGGCTATGAGTTTCTCTTCTGTTTCGGTTATTTCGAACTCATTGCGTCTGAAAAATGTGAAATTATAG
- a CDS encoding multicopper oxidase family protein: protein MKKTTLSFALLTTFFLIGCGGSDNKTSTTPPKDDTNDFLTNPNLPSLHILPVIADEDGNTNDTRATYTLTAGKNVNVTIETPNGNWITPMWRYNSNPLPIVIEADRDTDMTLNFNNRLDSDSTIHWHGFKIPAAMDGGPDYPVAPGSSMVYRFTMDQPASSLWFHPHPDMQTGKQVYMGLAGVFLLNDEISRELEQTNQLPSGEQDIVLLVQDRRFGMENNGVKELLYMDQKMDGDGMLGDIVLVNGSQSPKMEVGTGKYRLRLYNVSNAKNYDFAFSDGRTFTIVGTDGGLLAKPVTVNHIFLGAAERVEIIADFSQDKVGSKIGLVSKAFQDDNMDMGGGMNNNEEMNNENNMNENTDSNMSQMNGRSPNGTPVNIMRFDVVKELTDTTIIYTTLPERAEIHTRWNPQNADNIGNERQFNMTMQMDGMGGMATFVINGKSFDPNRVDEYLAANSMEIWNITNNSPMAHPFHAHAIQWQIISRNGVPASGTDLGWKDTFLVKAHESVKIIGKFEPVNHGDYMYHCHILEHEDAGMMGYFRVGDSGHLDDL from the coding sequence ATGAAAAAGACAACCCTAAGCTTCGCTCTGTTAACTACTTTCTTTCTTATAGGATGTGGCGGAAGTGACAACAAGACTTCCACGACTCCACCAAAAGACGATACAAACGATTTTCTTACCAATCCAAACCTTCCCTCTCTGCATATCTTACCGGTTATTGCTGATGAAGATGGCAATACCAACGATACCAGGGCTACTTATACACTCACAGCCGGTAAAAATGTCAATGTCACCATTGAAACACCCAATGGAAATTGGATTACACCGATGTGGCGCTACAACTCAAACCCTCTACCTATCGTTATTGAAGCCGATCGAGATACAGATATGACGCTTAACTTCAACAACAGACTCGATTCAGATTCGACCATCCACTGGCATGGATTCAAAATACCGGCGGCTATGGATGGTGGGCCAGACTATCCTGTAGCACCCGGTAGCAGCATGGTCTACCGATTCACAATGGATCAACCTGCCTCATCTCTCTGGTTCCACCCACATCCCGATATGCAAACAGGGAAACAGGTCTATATGGGCCTTGCCGGTGTTTTTCTTCTAAATGACGAGATTAGCCGGGAACTCGAACAGACAAATCAATTGCCATCAGGAGAGCAGGATATTGTCCTTCTTGTACAGGACAGACGTTTTGGAATGGAAAACAATGGGGTCAAAGAACTGCTCTATATGGATCAAAAAATGGATGGTGACGGCATGCTTGGTGATATCGTTCTTGTGAACGGTTCACAGTCGCCTAAAATGGAAGTAGGTACAGGAAAATACCGTCTAAGACTTTACAATGTATCAAATGCCAAAAATTACGATTTTGCCTTCAGTGACGGCAGAACATTTACAATTGTCGGTACAGATGGGGGATTGCTTGCAAAGCCGGTCACTGTCAACCACATCTTCTTGGGTGCAGCTGAACGGGTTGAGATTATAGCAGACTTTTCACAAGATAAAGTAGGCAGTAAAATCGGACTTGTCAGCAAAGCATTTCAGGATGACAATATGGATATGGGTGGCGGCATGAACAACAATGAAGAGATGAACAATGAGAATAACATGAATGAAAACACAGATAGCAACATGAGCCAAATGAACGGCCGTAGTCCAAATGGTACCCCAGTCAATATCATGCGTTTTGATGTCGTCAAAGAGCTGACAGATACCACTATCATATATACGACTCTACCTGAAAGAGCAGAGATCCACACCCGATGGAATCCGCAAAATGCGGATAATATAGGTAATGAGAGACAATTCAACATGACCATGCAAATGGATGGTATGGGAGGAATGGCTACTTTCGTCATCAATGGAAAATCCTTCGATCCAAACCGGGTAGATGAGTACCTCGCGGCAAACAGTATGGAGATCTGGAACATCACCAACAACTCACCTATGGCGCATCCTTTCCATGCCCATGCAATACAATGGCAGATAATCAGCAGAAATGGCGTACCTGCAAGTGGAACAGACCTAGGATGGAAAGATACATTTCTGGTAAAAGCCCATGAGTCTGTCAAGATCATAGGAAAATTCGAACCTGTTAATCATGGAGACTATATGTATCACTGCCACATTCTCGAACACGAAGATGCTGGCATGATGGGATATTTCAGAGTAGGAGACAGTGGTCATCTGGATGATCTGTAG
- a CDS encoding GGDEF domain-containing protein has translation MSFNIFYEKILQFINTGIEDDFTYNETRYLQFTNLAAIATAFAAANGIFIYLYERIFLPPQEHSLFQFLISCTLVLSSLTVIALNRYHHYDKAKDLLLLAPLLVVTTLAFTSQKETGDHLYFFLAPVGIFFFLGLNKKSYMWVAATFVLFLAILYYQANYPPLSPLNETSVQFNYITTLITIFIVLTTLTAFLINTNINMEKKLTELFETDHLTGLYNRHKYSLYSKQLYDEAREKQHHFSVLIFDIDHFKAYNDSYGHLAGDNALRQIADILQKHIQKENDYMFRFGGEEFVAILTDTPLENAKALAQRIHEDILSAKIEHKSSPTHEYITCSAGVSSAVPNRTTPYLSLFEQADNNLYRAKREGRNRVVA, from the coding sequence ATGTCATTCAATATATTTTATGAAAAAATATTACAATTTATAAATACAGGTATAGAGGATGACTTTACCTACAATGAGACCCGATATCTGCAATTTACGAACCTGGCTGCAATAGCGACTGCTTTTGCAGCAGCGAACGGTATTTTCATCTACCTGTACGAACGTATCTTTCTGCCTCCTCAGGAACACAGTCTTTTCCAGTTCCTTATCTCCTGTACACTGGTACTTTCATCGCTTACAGTCATTGCGCTCAACCGGTATCACCATTATGACAAAGCCAAGGATCTGCTGCTTTTGGCACCGCTGCTCGTGGTGACGACGCTCGCCTTCACTTCACAGAAGGAGACAGGTGACCATCTTTACTTTTTTCTGGCACCGGTAGGTATCTTCTTTTTTCTCGGACTCAATAAAAAAAGCTATATGTGGGTCGCAGCGACCTTTGTACTTTTTTTGGCCATTCTCTACTATCAGGCGAATTATCCGCCTCTTTCTCCCCTCAATGAAACATCGGTCCAGTTCAACTATATCACTACACTGATCACTATTTTCATCGTACTTACCACACTGACCGCCTTTCTCATCAATACCAATATCAATATGGAGAAGAAACTTACCGAACTGTTCGAGACAGACCATCTCACCGGTCTTTACAACCGCCACAAATACAGTCTTTACTCCAAACAGCTGTATGACGAAGCACGGGAGAAGCAACATCATTTTTCGGTATTGATCTTCGACATAGACCACTTCAAAGCCTACAATGACTCCTACGGGCATCTTGCCGGGGACAATGCCCTCAGGCAGATCGCTGATATCCTGCAAAAACATATCCAAAAAGAGAATGACTATATGTTCCGCTTCGGCGGAGAAGAGTTCGTTGCCATTCTGACCGACACACCGCTTGAAAACGCCAAAGCCCTTGCCCAAAGGATCCATGAGGACATACTCTCTGCCAAAATAGAACACAAGTCATCGCCCACACATGAATACATAACATGCAGTGCCGGTGTCTCTTCTGCTGTCCCAAACAGAACCACCCCCTATCTTTCACTTTTCGAACAAGCGGACAACAACTTGTATCGTGCCAAAAGGGAAGGCCGTAACAGGGTTGTTGCTTGA
- a CDS encoding copper resistance protein B, producing MLKKLLLGSLVGIACIQTLQAAGADDPIRTMLIMDKFEILDNDENSREWEGSFYVGYDIDKLYIYSQGAATSDGLEWSQNDLVYSRAIAPFWDIQAGVAYDKNDDASRTWGELAVAGLAPYFFETRAALLFNGEGNVGLRLEAEYEMLFTQKLILTPSFEADFYSKDDPEMRTGSGLSALEAGLRLRYEIVREFAPYIGLTWERTYGNTYDYNPVNETSLLAGIRFWF from the coding sequence ATGCTAAAAAAACTTTTACTCGGATCCCTTGTCGGCATAGCCTGCATTCAGACACTTCAGGCAGCAGGAGCGGATGACCCGATCCGCACCATGCTCATCATGGACAAGTTCGAAATTCTCGACAATGATGAGAACAGCAGGGAGTGGGAAGGCAGCTTCTATGTCGGATACGATATCGACAAACTTTACATCTACTCACAGGGTGCTGCCACATCGGACGGCCTGGAGTGGAGTCAGAACGACCTGGTCTACTCCAGAGCCATCGCCCCGTTCTGGGACATACAGGCAGGGGTCGCTTACGACAAAAATGACGATGCTTCAAGAACATGGGGAGAGCTGGCCGTTGCAGGGCTTGCACCCTACTTCTTCGAGACACGTGCGGCACTGCTTTTTAACGGTGAAGGGAATGTCGGACTGAGACTGGAAGCAGAATATGAGATGCTCTTTACCCAAAAGCTCATCCTGACCCCCTCATTCGAGGCGGATTTCTACAGCAAAGATGACCCGGAAATGCGTACGGGCTCAGGCCTCTCTGCTCTGGAAGCCGGCCTGCGTCTGCGCTATGAGATCGTCCGGGAATTCGCACCCTATATCGGTCTGACCTGGGAAAGAACGTACGGCAACACCTACGACTACAACCCGGTGAACGAGACCAGCCTGCTTGCAGGTATACGGTTCTGGTTCTAA
- a CDS encoding response regulator transcription factor, giving the protein MKILLMEDDPVLGDIVTDYLQQYYTTHRAFDSAEAQEFIDDESYDLFIFDINVPGKSGIELLEELRSFNDTTPAIIITAYEDTAHLKESFDVGAHDYIRKPFELEELKLRIEKSKILFHIEQDTPVKLTEKLTYYPKKHMVSDGTNEMNLRPKECEILEYFIAHPQRLISQEELIQNLWEFDALPSDATLRSYIRNLREVIGADKIITQRGMGYRYE; this is encoded by the coding sequence GTGAAGATACTACTGATGGAGGATGATCCGGTCCTGGGAGACATCGTTACGGATTATCTGCAGCAATACTATACGACGCACCGAGCATTCGATTCGGCTGAGGCGCAGGAGTTCATTGATGATGAATCGTACGATCTTTTTATCTTCGATATTAATGTTCCCGGTAAAAGCGGCATCGAACTGCTTGAGGAACTGAGAAGTTTCAACGATACCACTCCGGCCATCATCATTACCGCCTATGAAGATACGGCACACCTCAAAGAGAGTTTCGATGTCGGGGCACATGACTACATACGCAAACCTTTCGAGCTTGAAGAGCTGAAACTGCGTATAGAAAAGAGCAAGATCCTTTTCCACATCGAGCAGGATACACCGGTGAAGCTTACGGAAAAGCTGACCTATTATCCCAAAAAACATATGGTCAGTGACGGAACCAATGAGATGAACCTGCGCCCCAAAGAGTGTGAGATACTGGAGTATTTCATCGCCCATCCGCAAAGGCTCATCTCCCAGGAAGAATTGATACAGAACCTCTGGGAGTTTGACGCACTTCCGAGCGATGCGACACTGCGCTCCTACATCCGTAACCTCAGAGAGGTGATCGGTGCCGACAAGATCATTACGCAAAGGGGTATGGGTTACCGTTATGAATGA
- a CDS encoding SHOCT domain-containing protein, with product MNEFGHGWGMGFGWLIPLLIVGIVFYLFQNRKTDGNASERSSAQDILDRRYASGGISKEEYEEKSRHLRENA from the coding sequence ATGAATGAATTTGGACACGGTTGGGGCATGGGTTTCGGATGGCTCATCCCGCTATTGATCGTTGGTATTGTCTTCTATCTCTTTCAAAATAGAAAAACAGATGGCAACGCTTCAGAGAGGTCGTCTGCCCAGGATATTCTGGACAGACGCTATGCCAGCGGCGGTATCAGCAAAGAAGAGTATGAAGAGAAATCAAGACATTTAAGAGAAAATGCATAA
- a CDS encoding copper resistance system multicopper oxidase: protein MQRRTFIKGIAATSLMGITATDIEAKPPRKREHNSTTLSGKEFFLDIDYTTVNITGKKAVATTINGQIPGPTLVWQEGDTITLHVTNHLKKSSSIHWHGIILPAPMDGVPGISYKGIAPGETFTYRFKVQQHGTYWYHSHSGYQEQTGMYGAIVIKPKKKEPFRYDKDYVVLLSDWSDEKPTSIYRKLKLSSDYYNFNQRTVGDFFSEVKKKGFGQAFDDRKMWNKMRMSDRDLSDVTGYTYTYLMNGNAPATQFKALFKKGEKIRLRFINGAAMSFFDVRIPGLKMTVVAADGNHIKPVSVDEFRIGVAETYDVIVQPTSARAYAIFAQSIERSGYALGSLTPSASLSAKAPKMDKPQALTMADMGMDMKKMGKQKMGGMKMGNKMKYRWSAMEAQKYPVTKLPMATGVQSTMKAMAPKYRLEDPGVGLRKNGRRVLTYADLKNRYSTRRDRKPDREIILHLTGNMERYMWSINGIKYADAQPLRFHYGERLRITFINDTMMNHPMHLHGMWSDLETGDDNHLVRKHTVIVQPGAKISYRVTVDAKGGWAYHCHLLYHMAGMFRKVVVA, encoded by the coding sequence GTGCAACGAAGAACATTTATCAAGGGGATCGCTGCGACTTCCCTCATGGGGATCACAGCAACGGACATAGAAGCAAAACCGCCTCGAAAAAGAGAGCACAACAGTACGACACTCAGCGGTAAAGAGTTCTTTCTAGATATCGACTATACCACGGTCAACATTACCGGTAAAAAAGCTGTCGCAACTACGATCAACGGTCAGATACCCGGCCCTACACTGGTATGGCAGGAGGGAGACACCATTACCCTGCATGTCACCAACCATTTGAAGAAATCCTCTTCGATCCACTGGCACGGTATCATTCTCCCTGCACCGATGGATGGTGTACCAGGTATCAGCTACAAAGGGATCGCACCGGGTGAGACCTTCACCTACCGTTTCAAAGTACAGCAGCACGGCACCTACTGGTACCACAGCCATTCGGGTTATCAGGAGCAGACCGGCATGTACGGTGCCATTGTCATCAAACCGAAGAAAAAAGAGCCGTTCCGCTATGACAAAGACTATGTGGTACTGCTCTCGGACTGGAGTGACGAAAAACCGACAAGCATCTACAGGAAACTCAAACTCTCAAGCGACTACTACAATTTCAACCAGCGTACGGTCGGCGATTTTTTCTCCGAAGTGAAGAAAAAAGGTTTCGGCCAAGCGTTCGACGACCGTAAAATGTGGAACAAGATGCGTATGAGCGACCGAGACCTATCGGATGTGACCGGTTATACCTATACCTACCTGATGAACGGGAATGCACCAGCCACACAGTTCAAAGCACTTTTCAAAAAAGGAGAGAAGATCCGTCTTCGCTTTATCAACGGAGCAGCCATGAGTTTCTTCGACGTACGCATCCCCGGTCTTAAAATGACCGTAGTTGCCGCGGACGGGAACCACATCAAACCTGTCTCCGTCGATGAGTTCCGTATCGGTGTGGCTGAGACCTACGATGTGATCGTCCAGCCGACAAGCGCCAGGGCCTACGCCATTTTCGCCCAGAGCATCGAACGCTCGGGGTATGCACTCGGTTCCCTTACGCCTTCGGCCTCCCTGTCGGCCAAAGCACCCAAAATGGACAAACCTCAGGCCCTTACCATGGCCGATATGGGTATGGATATGAAAAAGATGGGCAAGCAGAAAATGGGTGGCATGAAAATGGGTAATAAAATGAAATACAGATGGTCAGCCATGGAAGCCCAGAAATACCCTGTAACCAAACTGCCGATGGCCACAGGCGTTCAGAGCACCATGAAAGCAATGGCTCCCAAATACAGACTCGAAGACCCGGGTGTCGGGCTGAGGAAGAACGGCCGCCGTGTACTGACCTACGCCGACCTCAAAAACCGCTACTCCACACGCAGGGACAGAAAACCCGACAGGGAGATCATCCTGCATCTTACAGGCAACATGGAGCGATACATGTGGTCGATCAACGGTATCAAATATGCCGATGCACAGCCGCTTCGCTTCCATTACGGAGAACGCCTGCGTATCACCTTCATCAACGACACGATGATGAACCACCCGATGCACCTGCATGGTATGTGGTCAGACCTCGAGACGGGGGATGACAACCACCTGGTACGGAAGCATACCGTCATCGTACAACCCGGAGCCAAGATAAGCTATCGTGTCACTGTTGACGCCAAAGGCGGATGGGCCTACCACTGTCACCTGCTCTACCATATGGCAGGGATGTTCAGAAAAGTCGTAGTGGCATAA
- a CDS encoding c-type cytochrome has translation MKKITLLAAALLFSTLTLSANSNGEEIFKAKCSACHMLQPPGAMEKAGTLEFKKAMNDLKAPPMAKVSSMIKMHYDTKEAYVKFMNDYITNPDASKTVCMKKAIQGFGLMPAIGKSMSDEEKTAVAEWIYDNVQASKKLRMMKCGAGKCGGGMGQGMGMGKGMGQGKGMKCAAGKCGAK, from the coding sequence ATGAAAAAAATCACATTACTTGCAGCAGCCCTGCTCTTCTCAACACTTACCCTGAGTGCGAACAGCAACGGTGAAGAGATATTCAAAGCCAAGTGCAGTGCCTGCCACATGCTCCAACCACCGGGTGCCATGGAAAAAGCGGGAACACTGGAGTTCAAAAAAGCCATGAATGATCTCAAAGCACCGCCTATGGCGAAAGTCTCTTCCATGATCAAAATGCATTATGATACAAAAGAGGCATATGTCAAGTTCATGAATGACTACATTACGAATCCTGATGCGAGCAAAACGGTATGCATGAAAAAAGCGATCCAGGGCTTCGGACTCATGCCTGCCATTGGCAAGTCCATGAGTGATGAAGAGAAGACAGCTGTGGCAGAATGGATCTACGACAATGTTCAGGCTTCCAAAAAGCTCAGAATGATGAAGTGCGGCGCAGGAAAATGCGGTGGCGGTATGGGTCAAGGCATGGGAATGGGCAAAGGCATGGGCCAGGGTAAAGGTATGAAATGCGCTGCCGGTAAGTGCGGGGCCAAATAA
- a CDS encoding TolC family protein, which translates to MRVFLLTLVMAGVLQAQSINQLIDYSLKKHPSLQTIQHRLSAMDDRIAKSRNWSNPEMILNMNDIRFDDPTNRGLEPMQYQAINYKQRFPWFGKIDAREHFTRAQKDVILDSYDIAKVKLAEEIRTTSYTILEIKERIRIVSQYERLTKQNIALYDAYTSTDSMSHSNSMAAELMLSRLHIRSERYKAVLKSQEAKLAYLVQKKNASVSDRLRIQKPKSLGYYLSHLENNPAYHRTLSQTKVANADRDMKALEVTPDPFVQVGYFNRQEYEDYASVAIGFALPIFGSEKLETEAARKEALAAKSASLDYRAALESEIRANYAKMKEAYRIYNIIQNDSLPKLQHMFELNEASIESGEDLFTYTNLLEQKLDLDEERTVAKAEYLRTAAKLKSLIGKTK; encoded by the coding sequence ATGCGCGTATTTCTACTTACCCTTGTTATGGCCGGGGTATTACAGGCACAGAGTATCAATCAGCTCATTGACTACTCGCTGAAGAAGCACCCTTCCCTTCAGACGATCCAGCATCGGCTCTCGGCAATGGATGACCGTATTGCAAAAAGCAGGAACTGGTCCAATCCGGAAATGATACTGAACATGAACGACATTCGGTTCGACGACCCTACCAACCGCGGACTCGAACCCATGCAGTATCAGGCCATCAATTATAAACAGCGTTTCCCATGGTTCGGAAAGATCGATGCCAGAGAGCACTTTACCCGTGCACAGAAAGATGTGATCCTCGACTCATACGATATTGCCAAGGTCAAACTGGCTGAAGAGATCCGAACGACCTCCTATACCATTCTTGAGATCAAAGAGCGTATCCGTATCGTCAGCCAGTATGAGAGACTCACCAAACAGAACATTGCACTTTATGATGCCTATACTTCAACAGACAGCATGAGCCACTCCAACAGTATGGCGGCCGAACTGATGCTCTCGAGACTGCACATCAGAAGCGAACGCTACAAAGCCGTACTGAAAAGTCAGGAAGCCAAACTTGCCTACCTGGTACAGAAAAAAAATGCCTCGGTCTCCGACAGGCTGCGTATACAGAAGCCAAAGTCACTGGGCTATTATCTCTCACATCTGGAGAACAACCCTGCATACCACCGCACCCTTTCACAGACCAAAGTGGCCAATGCCGACAGGGATATGAAAGCACTCGAAGTGACCCCGGATCCTTTCGTACAGGTCGGCTATTTCAACCGTCAGGAGTATGAGGACTATGCCTCTGTCGCAATCGGATTCGCCCTGCCTATATTCGGTTCGGAAAAACTGGAGACCGAAGCGGCTCGCAAAGAGGCACTGGCTGCCAAAAGTGCTTCGCTGGATTACCGTGCGGCACTGGAGAGCGAGATACGCGCGAACTACGCCAAGATGAAAGAAGCATACCGTATCTACAACATTATTCAGAATGACAGCCTGCCAAAACTGCAGCATATGTTCGAACTGAACGAAGCTTCCATAGAGAGCGGTGAGGATCTTTTTACCTACACCAATCTTTTGGAACAGAAACTCGACCTTGACGAAGAGAGAACCGTTGCAAAA
- a CDS encoding DUF302 domain-containing protein, which produces MIYKVETTKDIETVKSEIEEKAKAVGFGLLQTYEFKKILHDKGYPIEKDITVFELCNPPGAQQALTHIAEISAYLPCRISVYRENHVTKLATIGLDEILSAMDVNTEFKSYMTILFTNLKQVMHSWDN; this is translated from the coding sequence ATGATCTATAAAGTAGAAACGACAAAAGATATCGAAACAGTCAAGTCTGAAATTGAAGAAAAGGCAAAAGCTGTCGGATTTGGTCTCTTACAAACATATGAATTCAAAAAAATACTGCATGACAAAGGATACCCTATAGAAAAAGACATTACGGTCTTTGAACTCTGCAACCCTCCTGGTGCACAGCAGGCATTGACGCATATCGCCGAGATCTCTGCCTATCTTCCCTGCCGTATTTCGGTCTATAGGGAAAACCATGTGACCAAACTGGCGACCATAGGACTTGATGAGATCCTCAGTGCAATGGATGTGAACACAGAATTCAAATCTTACATGACCATACTGTTCACGAACCTCAAACAGGTCATGCACAGCTGGGATAATTAA